The sequence GCGAACTGACCATTTCGATTGCGCCGCCGGGTTACTTCACCGGTCTGACCGGTGGGATGTTCCTGAAGGTGCTGCGGCCGAGCGGCAGACTGGACGCGGGAACCACGGTCAAGAGCAAGGAGTTAGACGCGACCGTGCTTGAAGCCGGCGGCGACGGCGTTCTCAAGCTGAGGTTCACATTTCCCAAGCGGTTGTCTGAGACTGACTACTACTTCTATGTGGGGTCGCCCGAGCGACCTGCGTACCGCCTGAGATTCGATACCGTCCCGGTCAATCTCGAGGGGAGCCGATACGGTGATCTCTTCGCTTCCGCTCGGTCATCCGATCCTGCGGCGCGAGACAAGGCTCGCCGCGAGATCCACGACCTGACGCGGCCGTTGGCGATCCAAACGGCCAGCCCTTTGCAGCAACGCCTTGCCGGTGCCGCGATCATGTCCGACGGCGATCTGGATTTGATCGAGGAGTGGTGGGAGCAGATGGACGCTCCCCGGATGATCGAGGAGAATCGCCGCTGGCGAGAGCAGCACGCCACCATGTTGGCTGAACGCGGGCACTTCCTCAAGATCATGGAGATCGTCGGACGGATCGTCAGGTCGGATTTGTTCCTCACTGGAGGCAAGAAGTTATGAGTGATGAATAGAGGTCACTTGCTGCTCCGTTCGCTACTCATGACTGATCTTGCAGCTCTTCGATCGCCCTGCACGCTGGTTCCGCCGGATTCACGTGGCGCAGCCGTTCGGCGCACTCCTTGCATCGGGCAGCCACTTCGGGAGACTCCAGCAGGGTGTGGAGCCGCTCGGCCAGGAGCGGGGCCTGATACTCCTCCCTGCGGATCGTCAGCAGGGTGCCCAGCCTCTTGAATCGGGCGGCGTTGTCCGGTTGATCCAGGCCGAAGGGGATCGCCAACTGGGGCACGCCCGCGGCCAGGGCCAGCGAGCCGGTGCCGATTCCACCGTGGTGGACGATCGCCGCAGCCCTCGGCAATGCCGCCTTGAACGGCAGGAACTCGAAATGCCGCACGCCGTTGGGCAGTGTCTCGGGCAGGAACTGTCGATAGGGCGTCAACAGGATGCCTCGCCGGCCAAGGATGCGGCAGGCTTCGGCTGATGCCTGCAGGAACCACTGCACGTCGTGGAGCGGGGATCCGGATGAGAAGATGATCGGCGGAGTGCCTTCACTCAGGAACGCCTCGGCGTCGGGGGGCATCGAAATGGCCTCGGCCCCGTCGTACATGGGAAACCCCGTCAGCAGGACCTGGGCCGGCCAGTCTGGCTGCGGTGGGGCGAACCAATCGGGGAACAGACCGATCACCCGTTGCGGCGAGTTGTACCACTCCTTGAGAATCCGGCGAACGGGGGGCAGTCCCAACTCGGCGCGGAATGCATTGATCGGAGGGCCGATGACGCGGTCTACCAGGGCGTCCACGATGCGGTAGGTCACCGGCCGCAGAAATCGGGGGATCAGGTGAAAACGGGGCAGGGCGGACATCACCGGAGGCTGATGAATGCTCCGGAGCATGAGCGGGTAGACGTGAACCGTCGCCAGGGGCACGCCGAGCTCGTCGTGGGCGATGCGCGCCCCGAAGGCTCCGGGGCAGGCGGCGACCACCGTCTCGCCGGGCACGTAGCAGTCGCGAATGCAGGCGTACCAGCGCGGCAGCGTTTTGGGCAGGATTTCCCGGGCCAGGATCTCGAAACTGGCGGCTGCGTTTTTGAGCTGCGGATTCGGAGTGTCCGAGCCGGTGGCAAACTGGATGCCGAGTGGCTCGAAGTCGAGTCCTGCCCGACGGGCGTGCCGGTCGTAGCGGTCTTCGGTGAAGAGTGTCACCTTGTGACCGCGAGCCTTGAGCGCCCGTCCCAGCCAGACGAAGGGGTACACGTCCCCGTCGGTGCCGAAAGGTATCAGCAGAACATGCATCAGCGATCCGCTCCCGCAAGATGCTCGACGGCCGCACAGGCCTGACTCAGAGGATCTGTAAGCCGGAGTCTGCTCGCCAGCT comes from Phycisphaerae bacterium and encodes:
- a CDS encoding glycosyltransferase codes for the protein MHVLLIPFGTDGDVYPFVWLGRALKARGHKVTLFTEDRYDRHARRAGLDFEPLGIQFATGSDTPNPQLKNAAASFEILAREILPKTLPRWYACIRDCYVPGETVVAACPGAFGARIAHDELGVPLATVHVYPLMLRSIHQPPVMSALPRFHLIPRFLRPVTYRIVDALVDRVIGPPINAFRAELGLPPVRRILKEWYNSPQRVIGLFPDWFAPPQPDWPAQVLLTGFPMYDGAEAISMPPDAEAFLSEGTPPIIFSSGSPLHDVQWFLQASAEACRILGRRGILLTPYRQFLPETLPNGVRHFEFLPFKAALPRAAAIVHHGGIGTGSLALAAGVPQLAIPFGLDQPDNAARFKRLGTLLTIRREEYQAPLLAERLHTLLESPEVAARCKECAERLRHVNPAEPACRAIEELQDQS